The Halogranum gelatinilyticum genome contains a region encoding:
- a CDS encoding DUF4129 domain-containing protein has product MAYDPARAALALLCVLVVAFAASLFPATGFGTYPTSADGGGGLTDAPLDGASTPSDPAQFTSTPTATPEPTSDEATATPTPEPTTDESTPAAGSQVRTDGLGDFLVAVLLAGTVLVVGGVGFLLVPLGNELTVAGVELPALQARLRGVVGAVPRRTMTFVVGLSASVPGLLDSLGSLTTEVASSLGVVAAGAGRAALGSVRLFTAGFAAAFVSLPRALGGGLFSMAGSLSRVGGSFGRGPRGDGDTDEGTAGRDTPSPEPGDDAPPSTVQEVWAAMVEVVPVPNRRSATPRDYARAAIDAGFPSTAVEQLTTTFEEVRYGGRPSTADRLRAARAALRRILDGGDGE; this is encoded by the coding sequence GTGGCTTACGACCCCGCTCGTGCCGCTCTCGCCCTCCTCTGTGTGCTGGTCGTCGCCTTCGCCGCGTCGCTGTTTCCCGCGACGGGCTTCGGGACCTATCCCACCAGCGCGGACGGTGGGGGCGGCCTCACAGACGCCCCGCTCGACGGCGCGTCCACGCCGTCGGACCCCGCACAGTTTACCAGTACCCCCACAGCGACACCGGAGCCGACGTCCGACGAGGCGACCGCGACGCCGACGCCCGAACCGACGACCGACGAGTCGACGCCAGCGGCCGGCTCGCAGGTTCGCACCGACGGTCTCGGTGACTTCCTCGTCGCGGTCCTCCTCGCGGGGACCGTGCTCGTCGTCGGCGGCGTCGGCTTCTTGCTCGTCCCGCTCGGCAACGAACTCACTGTCGCCGGTGTCGAACTACCAGCCCTTCAGGCCCGACTCCGTGGCGTCGTCGGCGCGGTCCCCCGCCGGACGATGACGTTCGTCGTCGGTCTCTCGGCGTCCGTTCCCGGCCTGCTCGACAGCCTCGGCAGTCTCACGACCGAAGTCGCGAGCAGCCTCGGCGTCGTCGCCGCCGGTGCAGGTCGCGCGGCACTCGGCTCCGTCCGACTGTTCACCGCTGGCTTCGCGGCCGCCTTCGTCTCGCTGCCCCGCGCGCTCGGCGGCGGTCTCTTCTCGATGGCTGGCAGCCTCTCGCGGGTCGGCGGCTCCTTCGGCCGCGGCCCTCGCGGTGACGGCGACACCGACGAGGGGACCGCCGGACGCGACACCCCGAGTCCAGAACCCGGGGACGACGCGCCCCCGAGCACGGTCCAGGAGGTCTGGGCCGCGATGGTCGAGGTCGTCCCGGTCCCCAACCGCCGGAGTGCGACCCCCCGCGACTACGCTCGGGCCGCCATCGACGCCGGCTTCCCCTCTACGGCGGTCGAACAGCTGACGACGACTTTCGAGGAGGTCCGGTACGGCGGTCGGCCGTCGACGGCAGACCGCCTGCGAGCCGCCCGCGCCGCGCTCCGCCGTATCCTCGACGGAGGTGACGGCGAGTGA
- a CDS encoding DUF7269 family protein → MTLGRLLGRGAGRLTGTLANVFTRLVDRASDALGSREAALALGSVSFLLAVLVAALPAAWLPPAVPLAGDLLLANRRAIFVVGVITGIAGVWWLSERSEPADDPAVTIPDRHPEFAYFTEGRAVGEAIDRATSGEELAQWETNKFRRETYDSLYEAAVVAISEAENCAPQLARNRLAEGTWTDSPRAARFLGDQSETRLPLSVRIRDWASGESYRRHVRDTVEAITAIDPEYRDVGEDVTHTTADAATDRRAREERAPQPVRERSTATAAADDRRWAPGDDADDTDDESDDRDGTVATDSTDGAAEESDGDTDRITDHEVATGVGGDRP, encoded by the coding sequence GTGACTCTCGGTAGACTCCTCGGCCGCGGTGCTGGCCGCCTCACCGGCACGCTCGCTAACGTCTTCACGCGGCTCGTCGACCGCGCGAGCGACGCCCTCGGCTCCCGCGAGGCGGCACTCGCCCTCGGCTCGGTCTCGTTTCTCCTCGCGGTCCTCGTCGCCGCGCTCCCGGCGGCGTGGCTGCCACCGGCTGTCCCGCTCGCGGGCGACCTGCTCCTCGCCAACCGTCGCGCTATCTTCGTCGTCGGTGTCATCACGGGTATCGCCGGCGTCTGGTGGCTCTCCGAGCGTTCGGAGCCCGCCGACGACCCGGCCGTCACAATCCCCGACCGCCACCCCGAGTTCGCCTACTTCACCGAGGGCCGGGCGGTCGGCGAGGCCATCGACCGCGCGACGAGCGGCGAGGAGCTCGCACAGTGGGAGACGAACAAGTTCCGCCGTGAGACCTACGACTCGCTCTACGAAGCGGCCGTCGTCGCCATCAGCGAGGCCGAGAACTGCGCGCCGCAGCTCGCCCGGAACCGCCTTGCCGAGGGCACGTGGACGGACTCCCCGCGGGCAGCACGGTTCCTCGGCGACCAGAGCGAGACGCGACTCCCCCTGTCGGTTCGTATCCGCGACTGGGCCAGCGGCGAATCCTACCGGCGACACGTCCGCGACACCGTCGAGGCCATCACCGCCATCGACCCCGAGTATCGCGACGTCGGTGAGGACGTGACCCACACGACGGCCGACGCCGCGACCGACCGTCGAGCGCGCGAGGAGCGCGCCCCCCAGCCCGTACGCGAACGGTCGACGGCCACCGCCGCTGCCGACGACCGTCGGTGGGCACCTGGTGACGATGCCGACGACACGGACGACGAGTCCGACGACCGCGACGGTACCGTCGCCACCGACAGCACCGACGGTGCTGCCGAGGAGAGCGACGGGGACACCGACCGCATCACCGACCACGAGGTCGCCACTGGCGTGGGGGGTGACCGGCCGTGA